Part of the Paenibacillus sp. JNUCC32 genome is shown below.
TTAAGTTCAAGGTTAATGTCATAACGAATAATGTCAAAATCAGCTGAAGGCGACCACTTGATCGGTGTAGTAGACGTCAGAAACGACAGAGCCTTGACCGGTTGAAGCGCCTTGGCAAGCCATGTTCCCGTCAGCCACCCCAGCAGCAAAAACAAGATGAGCATTCCTTTATTTTTCTTCATGCATCCTCTTCCCTCGCCATTTTTTGACACCCTAATTATTATACGGTGAATCGATAAGCAATACAAACAGAAATCCGGCATGGGGAACTATTTCCAGTTCCAAGCCGGATTTTACGTAAATTTGAATTTATAGGCCATCCAGGAGTTTCTTTTGGCCCATGACATAGTTCATCATGCCTGTTTGAATCTCCCACAAATGCCCCTTGGATTGATTTTTGTTGTATTCGGAGAGCGCCGTGATCGAACTGTTCATCGACTGCTCCATGGCCGGCAGCGCGGCCCCGGTCTCCGGACCCAAGCCTGCGGCCAGCTGCTTGACCGATTGGATCCATTGCTGATGCAGATTCGTGATGGTATTCATATGCTCCGACGTCGCTGCGCCGGGCTCCTGCATGCCCAGCAAGGATGCCGATAGTTGGCTAAGCTCCGATACCAGCTCCCCGCTTATCGTAAAATAGTCCGTCAGCGTCTGCTCCTCGCCAGCAAATGCCGCTGACTCTATGCCCGGCAGCGCGATCTCTCTAACGTATAATTCAACCCCTTCGGCCTTAAGCTGATTGCTGAGCAGCTTCGCTTGCTCGCGGTCGGGCGAGATGCCCGCATACACGCGGTTCTCCTCGTCCAGATCGCCGCCGGCGGCAATACCGGATTGCTGCAGTTCCCCGATCGCCTGCGCTGCCCGCTCGGGCGTGCTGAACACGCCGTATTGAAGCAGATAAAAGTTTTGCTCCGGTATATGAACAGCCGATTCGGTCATATCAGGCGTCGGTGATGCCCCCGCTCCCCCGGATGGATCGGTCGGCGCTAAGTTCCCTGGATCACTGCTCTCGAGCTGCCCCGTTGCCGGGTTCTCGCCGGCGTCGCCGCCGTTAAACATGGACAGCACCATGTACCCGAACAGCAGGCCCGTGATGACGGCGGCGGTCACGGACACCGCCATCTTCCAGAAGGAGGTGGGTTTGCGTGAGCGATAATAACCGTAATCTCCGGCAGATGTCTCATATAGATCCGACTCGGGCCCGAGATTCCAATGGGGGTCGTTCGCTTCGGGGGTCATTCTCCCGGAAAATGCATCATCATGGAGGTCGTAGAGCTCCTCGTGCACGTGATGGTATGTATCCGATTCTACAGGGGCATCAGGGGCATCGTCGTACGGCCAGCCGTTATCATGGTCCAGGCGCCGTCTTTCCTCAGCCAGCCGTCCCCTGGACCGATGATTGCGCGATGGTCTCCAGCCACGATCGTCCACGTCCCGGGTATCCCGCTCCTCCCGGAGCGGCGGAACGACGCGCAGATGATCCTGCTGAACGCTCCTCTGAGGTTCGTACGAAGTGTCCGTATCGGTAAACCGATTTGCTGTCGCTGTGTCATATTCGTCGAAGACGGAATGGCGGTCGTAGACCCGGGGGTTTTGGCCCGCCGGAACGTTTTGGTTCGCGTCGTGTTCCTCTCGCGCATGGTCTTTGTTCCTGCCCTTCGGCGGATCGTGATCGAAACGTATCGTCATCCGTGCTTTATTCATATCCATACACCTCACTTGTCCTTCTACACCTAGCTATATGATCAAGCTTGGCAACTTATGAGTATGCGAAAAACAAAAGGGCTGACCAAGAAATGATCTTGATCAGCCCTTCGTATCGTTATCGATGCTGGCTTTGTCCCCTCATAAGAGGCAAAGCCAATGCAGTCCCCTGCTGCAGCGAAGCAGCAAAGGAAGCAGGCAACCTTTATTTCTTGCCCTTAATGAACTCCGCTAAAGCCGCGCCGACCTTCCAGATGTCGCCCGCTCCCATCGTGAGAACCAGGTCGCCTTCTTTTACGCGACCTTTGAGATCGTTCAGGACATCTTCCTTCGTAGGCAAATAGCGGGCACCGGCATTGCTGTTCTGAACGATCAGCTCCACCAGCTTACCCGAGCTGATGCCCTCGATCTGCTTCTCGCCGGCAGGAGAGTAAATATCGGTGATGATCACCTCATCCGCTTCCCCGAACGCGCGGCTAAACGCATCCAGCAGGAAGAAGGTTCTCGAATACCGCTGCGGCTGGAATACGGCAATGATCCGTTTGCCCGTAGCTTTAGCGGCACTGATCGTCGCCTCGATCTCGGTCGGATGATGCG
Proteins encoded:
- a CDS encoding SPOR domain-containing protein, which encodes MNKARMTIRFDHDPPKGRNKDHAREEHDANQNVPAGQNPRVYDRHSVFDEYDTATANRFTDTDTSYEPQRSVQQDHLRVVPPLREERDTRDVDDRGWRPSRNHRSRGRLAEERRRLDHDNGWPYDDAPDAPVESDTYHHVHEELYDLHDDAFSGRMTPEANDPHWNLGPESDLYETSAGDYGYYRSRKPTSFWKMAVSVTAAVITGLLFGYMVLSMFNGGDAGENPATGQLESSDPGNLAPTDPSGGAGASPTPDMTESAVHIPEQNFYLLQYGVFSTPERAAQAIGELQQSGIAAGGDLDEENRVYAGISPDREQAKLLSNQLKAEGVELYVREIALPGIESAAFAGEEQTLTDYFTISGELVSELSQLSASLLGMQEPGAATSEHMNTITNLHQQWIQSVKQLAAGLGPETGAALPAMEQSMNSSITALSEYNKNQSKGHLWEIQTGMMNYVMGQKKLLDGL
- a CDS encoding DUF4321 domain-containing protein — its product is MKKNKGMLILFLLLGWLTGTWLAKALQPVKALSFLTSTTPIKWSPSADFDIIRYDINLELNFCLLSLLGIIAAVWLYRRL